A genome region from Streptomyces sp. SAI-135 includes the following:
- a CDS encoding Gfo/Idh/MocA family oxidoreductase — MRVGVVGTGRHANNALYPSILEAGLDLVAVCARTPERAASTAARWGAGAHHTSVADMLAAGGLDGVVVAVPPAAYRPILTHCIEAGIPVFCEKPGGQSASELRELAALAAEARTEVVVGYMKRFAPAYQRAREVIGSADFGSPSLAHFTFAMGRVDEYLADLRHYLIDNPVHMIDLARYLLGEIDEISAVLNVVPTVGLSVSLVARTDSGATCSFDFCTTASFTHRGEFAEVYGRGDSVVVDNVDTCTYRPADGPAQVWRPNYTLPAPSNSAWTVMGFVPALQHFHDVVAGLADNRSDLESAARTLETTELLWHRLESSWSVLRDE; from the coding sequence GTGAGGGTCGGCGTAGTGGGCACGGGCCGGCACGCGAACAACGCCCTGTACCCCTCCATCCTCGAGGCAGGTCTCGACCTCGTGGCGGTCTGCGCCCGGACACCAGAGCGTGCGGCGTCCACCGCCGCACGCTGGGGCGCCGGAGCGCACCACACATCGGTGGCGGACATGCTCGCGGCCGGTGGACTCGACGGAGTGGTGGTTGCCGTCCCGCCGGCCGCTTACCGGCCGATCCTCACCCACTGCATCGAGGCTGGGATCCCGGTCTTCTGTGAGAAACCGGGTGGGCAGTCCGCGTCCGAGCTGCGGGAGTTGGCCGCCCTCGCCGCGGAGGCGCGCACCGAGGTCGTCGTCGGGTACATGAAGCGGTTCGCGCCGGCGTATCAACGAGCTCGGGAGGTGATCGGCTCCGCGGACTTCGGCTCTCCCTCCCTGGCGCATTTCACGTTCGCTATGGGCCGCGTCGACGAATACCTCGCCGATCTTCGCCATTACCTGATCGACAACCCGGTGCACATGATCGATCTGGCGCGGTACCTCCTGGGGGAGATCGATGAGATCTCCGCAGTCCTGAACGTCGTGCCCACCGTCGGCCTCAGCGTGAGTCTCGTCGCCCGCACGGACAGCGGTGCGACATGCTCGTTCGACTTCTGCACGACCGCCTCCTTTACCCACCGGGGTGAGTTCGCAGAGGTCTACGGGCGAGGTGACTCCGTGGTGGTAGACAACGTCGACACCTGCACGTATCGTCCCGCCGACGGTCCGGCGCAGGTCTGGCGTCCCAACTACACCTTGCCGGCGCCCTCGAACTCCGCCTGGACCGTGATGGGATTCGTCCCCGCCCTGCAACACTTCCACGACGTCGTGGCAGGACTCGCCGACAACCGGTCCGACCTGGAGAGCGCCGCGCGGACTCTGGAGACCACCGAACTCCTCTGGCATCGACTCGAGTCGTCGTGGTCGGTGCTGCGTGATGAGTGA
- a CDS encoding extracellular solute-binding protein, producing the protein MVRFIGPDNDAYVASLMRHVDEYQELTGETVELEIIPETEYVTNTLDALRSRLRGESAPDVFVSGPVSMWKLAGEGIVEPLDAFLDTCSDDYRPDDFLPALLNANRWTGRRGDALGTGPLLEIPVNWETYNLAYLPDVLEKAGLSEPPSTWEEYFAAAARIAENVPGVRGFAQRGSGTWHTMYTGYATQVWSYGATDFDDKGRSALASPAMLAATRDFLEAAHVSGPIRFPDGHWLDVARDFAAGQYGMIVDSDHYVAFFEGADSAVRGRVAYTRPPLGPGGRREANMWTWSLVMNSASHDKAGAWRFIEWASSPAFLARAALEGNMNPTRQSTWDDDAYRAASSGWNGFGENSLEILQTTARVLPTPMPEYLDVASMWSAAIVEAYRQPDALERVFSEAARRIDQFLSGDRTSTS; encoded by the coding sequence ATGGTCCGTTTCATCGGCCCCGACAACGACGCGTACGTCGCGAGCCTCATGAGGCACGTCGACGAGTATCAGGAACTCACGGGCGAAACCGTCGAGCTCGAGATCATCCCCGAGACGGAATACGTGACGAACACCCTCGACGCGCTGCGCAGTCGGCTTCGCGGAGAGTCCGCGCCGGATGTGTTCGTGTCGGGACCCGTCTCGATGTGGAAGCTCGCCGGCGAGGGCATCGTCGAACCACTCGATGCGTTCCTCGACACGTGCAGCGACGACTACCGGCCGGACGACTTCCTGCCCGCCTTGCTGAACGCCAACCGCTGGACCGGGCGGCGGGGGGACGCCCTTGGTACCGGTCCTCTGCTGGAGATCCCGGTCAACTGGGAGACGTACAACCTGGCGTATCTGCCGGACGTGCTGGAGAAGGCCGGCCTCAGCGAGCCGCCGTCGACGTGGGAGGAGTACTTCGCCGCGGCAGCGCGAATAGCGGAAAACGTGCCCGGCGTCCGCGGGTTCGCCCAGCGCGGCAGCGGCACCTGGCACACGATGTACACCGGCTACGCGACCCAGGTCTGGTCGTACGGCGCGACCGACTTCGATGACAAGGGCCGCAGCGCACTTGCCAGTCCGGCGATGCTCGCGGCGACCCGTGACTTCCTGGAGGCGGCGCACGTGTCGGGGCCGATCCGGTTCCCCGACGGGCATTGGCTCGACGTAGCCCGCGACTTCGCGGCAGGGCAGTACGGCATGATCGTCGACTCCGACCACTACGTCGCCTTCTTCGAGGGAGCCGATTCGGCCGTTCGCGGGAGGGTCGCGTACACCAGGCCGCCGCTGGGGCCCGGTGGCCGGCGAGAGGCGAACATGTGGACGTGGTCGCTCGTGATGAACAGTGCCTCGCACGACAAGGCCGGCGCATGGAGGTTCATCGAGTGGGCCAGCTCCCCGGCCTTCCTTGCCCGGGCGGCGCTGGAGGGCAACATGAACCCGACCCGGCAGAGCACATGGGACGACGACGCGTACCGTGCCGCGTCCTCTGGCTGGAACGGCTTCGGTGAGAACAGCCTCGAGATCCTGCAGACGACCGCCCGGGTGCTGCCGACACCCATGCCGGAATATCTTGACGTCGCGAGCATGTGGTCTGCGGCCATCGTGGAGGCGTACAGGCAGCCGGATGCTCTCGAGCGTGTCTTCAGCGAGGCCGCGCGTCGCATCGATCAGTTCCTGAGCGGGGATAGGACGAGCACGTCGTGA
- a CDS encoding ABC transporter permease subunit, with protein sequence MTATKMTQGPPIVPSHPPSGRRIANRSGHAERQIPGVVWTLGGFAFAVGLWWLVALSGLLPSGSVPTPLSVAESLARNLRFYLSNAAPTLVTALEGFAIAAAISLVFGAVGSLTGLLERSVSRVALAIYCLPLPALLPLISSLGGTGQPTRITMAVLFSFFPMLIGVIAGLRATPADIAAIVHCAGGGRLQILRKVGLRSALPNIVAGMRIAGPGAFLGALVAEFSGADNGLGVVLVVSQQKLETTQTWGVAIVATVIGGLLYGTVTAIGRWLHVDPVESQTSFGAVPGAGTLGRVAEFLTPAVAIIVIWVAIIQFGGVSPLVFKSPLDVLDYLFGNPAATDHRSALATDWLITMRDSGMIFGVGMAAAFIAGCILVSFPVLLRLGLPLLLASQCVPQIAFIPLLVAICGRGTAFIIVTGLLVVFFPAMIVIVTALEERSRSTLDVVSVYGGGRWAILRFVRIPGSIPGILNAARISIPLALFGAVVAEWLVTGDGISDAMTTAATTFDYTRLWADVVVVTVTVIVLYEIVAVLHERARRRFSV encoded by the coding sequence ATGACCGCGACGAAGATGACTCAGGGGCCCCCGATCGTTCCTTCGCATCCGCCATCGGGGCGGCGTATCGCCAACAGGTCCGGGCACGCCGAGCGCCAGATCCCGGGTGTGGTCTGGACACTCGGGGGATTCGCGTTCGCCGTCGGGCTCTGGTGGCTGGTCGCGCTCTCCGGCCTCCTTCCTTCTGGCTCGGTGCCCACGCCGCTGAGCGTGGCCGAGAGCCTGGCCAGAAATCTACGCTTCTATCTCTCCAATGCCGCTCCCACCCTGGTCACGGCACTTGAGGGCTTCGCCATCGCTGCCGCCATCAGCCTCGTGTTCGGTGCGGTCGGATCGCTGACCGGGCTGCTCGAGCGCTCCGTCTCGCGCGTCGCTCTGGCGATCTACTGCCTGCCGCTGCCGGCGCTGCTTCCGTTGATCTCGAGCCTCGGGGGCACTGGCCAGCCCACGAGGATCACGATGGCGGTCCTTTTCTCCTTCTTTCCGATGCTCATCGGGGTGATCGCGGGTCTTCGTGCCACGCCGGCGGACATCGCCGCCATCGTCCATTGCGCGGGCGGCGGGCGGTTGCAGATCCTCCGCAAGGTCGGACTCCGGTCAGCGCTTCCCAACATCGTGGCCGGTATGCGCATCGCCGGTCCGGGCGCGTTCCTGGGAGCGCTGGTGGCCGAGTTCAGCGGTGCCGACAACGGACTGGGCGTGGTGCTCGTGGTCAGCCAGCAGAAGCTGGAGACCACACAGACCTGGGGCGTCGCCATCGTCGCCACGGTGATCGGCGGCCTCCTCTACGGGACGGTCACGGCGATAGGCCGCTGGTTGCACGTGGATCCGGTCGAGTCCCAGACCTCGTTCGGGGCGGTGCCCGGCGCCGGCACGCTGGGGCGTGTGGCCGAGTTCCTCACGCCTGCCGTCGCGATCATCGTGATCTGGGTCGCGATCATCCAGTTCGGGGGCGTGAGTCCCCTCGTGTTCAAATCCCCCCTCGATGTACTGGACTACCTGTTCGGTAATCCGGCTGCCACCGACCACCGCAGTGCATTGGCCACGGACTGGCTGATCACTATGCGCGACAGCGGAATGATCTTCGGAGTCGGCATGGCTGCGGCGTTCATCGCCGGATGTATTCTCGTGAGCTTTCCCGTCCTGCTGCGTCTGGGTCTTCCACTGCTTCTGGCCTCGCAGTGCGTTCCGCAGATCGCCTTCATCCCGCTGCTGGTCGCCATCTGCGGCCGGGGAACCGCGTTCATCATCGTCACGGGGCTCCTGGTGGTCTTCTTCCCGGCGATGATCGTTATCGTCACGGCGCTGGAGGAACGGTCGCGATCCACTCTCGATGTCGTCAGCGTTTATGGCGGTGGCCGCTGGGCGATCCTTCGGTTCGTCAGGATCCCCGGATCGATTCCAGGAATCCTCAACGCTGCCCGGATCAGTATCCCGCTGGCGCTTTTCGGCGCGGTTGTCGCCGAGTGGCTCGTCACTGGGGACGGCATTTCGGATGCTATGACGACAGCCGCGACGACCTTCGACTACACGCGGCTCTGGGCCGACGTGGTCGTCGTCACCGTGACCGTGATCGTGCTCTATGAAATCGTCGCCGTCCTCCACGAACGTGCGCGCCGACGGTTCTCGGTCTGA